The Ictidomys tridecemlineatus isolate mIctTri1 chromosome 6, mIctTri1.hap1, whole genome shotgun sequence genome includes a region encoding these proteins:
- the Sstr3 gene encoding somatostatin receptor type 3, whose protein sequence is MDTPGYPSLVPTTSDPGNTSSSWLLDVTAGNASSGPGPAGLAVSGVLIPLVYLVVCVVGLLGNSLVIYVVLRHTASPSVTSVYILNLALADELFMLGLPFLAAQNALSYWPFGSFMCRLVMAVDGINQFTSIFCLTVMSVDRYLAVVHPARSARWRTAPVARTVSAAVWVASAVVVLPVVVFSGVPRGMSTCHMQWPEPAAAWRAGFIIYTAALGFFGPLLVICLCYLLILVKVRSAARRVRAPSCPRLQAPSCPRRRRSERRVTRMVVAVVALFVLCWMPFYVLNIVNVLCPLPEEPAFFGLYFLVVALPYANSCANPILYGFLSYRFKQGFRRVLLRPSRRVRSQEPAAPEKTEEDEEEEGEEGGEEEERGGRKGQETNGRVSQVAQPGTSMQEQPPGRAASKEQQFLPQEPSAGEKSSTPHISYL, encoded by the coding sequence ATGGACACCCCTGGCTATCCTTCACTGGTGCCCACGACCTCGGACCCGGGGAacacctcctcctcctggctcctggaTGTCACTGCGGGCAACGCCTCCTCGGGCCCTGGCCCTGCGGGGCTGGCCGTCAGCGGTGTTTTGATCCCTCTGGTCTACCTGGTGGTGTGCGTGGTGGGGCTGCTGGGCAACTCGCTGGTCATCTACGTGGTCCTGCGGCACACGGCCAGCCCGTCGGTCACCAGCGTCTACATCCTCAACCTGGCGCTGGCCGATGAGCTCTTCATGCTGGGGCTGCCCTTCCTGGCCGCCCAGAACGCCCTGTCCTACTGGCCCTTTGGCTCCTTCATGTGCCGCCTGGTCATGGCGGTGGACGGCATCAACCAGTTCACCAGCATCTTCTGCCTCACGGTCATGAGCGTGGACCGCTACCTGGCCGTGGTGCACCCCGCGCGCTCCGCCCGCTGGCGCACAGCGCCCGTGGCGCGCACGGTCAGCGCGGCCGTCTGGGTGGCCTCGGCCGTGGTGGTGCTGCCCGTGGTGGTCTTTTCGGGCGTGCCGCGGGGCATGAGCACCTGCCACATGCAGTGGCCCGAGCCGGCGGCCGCCTGGCGGGCGGGCTTCATCATCTACACGGCGGCGCTGGGCTTCTTCGGGCCGCTGCTGGTCATCTGCCTGTGCTACCTGCTCATCCTGGTGAAGGTGCGCTCGGCGGCGCGCAGGGTGCGGGCGCCCTCGTGCCCGCGGCTGCAGGCGCCCTCGTGCCCGCGGCGGCGGCGCTCGGAGCGCAGGGTCACGCGCATGGTGGTGGCGGTAGTGGCGCTCTTCGTCCTCTGCTGGATGCCCTTCTACGTGCTCAACATCGTCAACGTGCTGTGCCCGCTGCCCGAAGAGCCCGCCTTCTTCGGCTTGTACTTCCTGGTGGTGGCGCTGCCCTATGCCAACAGCTGTGCCAACCCCATCCTCTACGGCTTCCTCTCCTACCGCTTCAAGCAGGGCTTCCGCAGGGTCCTGCTGCGGCCGTCCCGCAGAGTGCGGAGCCAGGAGCCCGCGGCCCCCGAGAAGacggaggaggacgaggaggaggagggagaggagggcggggaggaggaggagcggggagggaggaaaggccaGGAGACGAACGGCAGGGTCAGCCAGGTGGCGCAGCCCGGTACCAGCATGCAGGAGCAGCCGCCCGGCAGAGCGGCCAGCAAGGAGCAGCAGTTCCTGCCCCAGGAGCCCTCGGCCGGGGAGAAGTCCAGTACCCCACACATCAGCTACCTGTAA